The DNA sequence AGTAACCCGCCCCTGATATCGGAGTCGGACCCGAATGCGCCACCGTCCGGCGGGCGAGGGCGATTGATGTGTTCACTCCATGGCCGTACAATGGACTATCTTGCACTTTACTTAACATTGGACGCCATGTATCGTCGCAAACTTCTGAAAGCTGCCTCGTCCGGGCCGGAGGCCATTCTGCTCCTGGTGGCGATGTCTCTTGCGCTCTTCGCGACGGGTTGCAAGAGCGGCCCAACGGCGGAAGAGCAGGCCGTCGAGAGCTACCTGCGCGGTGCAGAGCTCCAGCGGCAGGGGAGTATGCGCGCGGCCGGGGACGCTTACTCCGACGCCGTCCGCCTTGACCCCGGCTACGCTGAAGCCTACGCCGGGCGCGGCTATATTTTCTACGTCCACAACAACTTTCAAAGCGCCATCCTGGACCTCAATCGGGCCATCGCGCTCAAGCCGGACCTCGCCGTCGCCTACAGTTACCGTGGAATGGCGTATGAGGGGATGCCCAACGACCAGAGCGCCCTCCTGAACTTAACCAGGGCCATTGAGCTGGACCCCCGCCTCAAGGAAGCTTACTACCGGAGGGCGACACTCTTCGTAAGGGCGGGAGACATCGAGGCGGCGATAGACGACCTTACGGAGGTCATCGCCCTGGACCCGGAGAACACGGACTACTACGTCGAACGTGCACAGGCGTACGCCGCCATCGGCGACCGTTCCCGGGCGGCCCTCGACCTTGAGAAGGTCATCGCCCTTGCCCGGGACGACGAGACCCGCGCCGCCGCGCGCCGCCTCCTGCTCGCCCTCCAGCAGGCCGAGCCCAGGTAGCCGCGGGCCGGGAGCGGCGCATTTCACCCCCACAGCATCGTGGGACTGATTGACTTGCCGCAATCGGCGCCTATAATTACACATTTATTTCCCGGCGACAGGGGCCGGCTGGTCGAGGAAGGCCTATTTGGCGCGCTCGGAAGCGGAAGTGAGAAAGTTACCGATCATCGGCGGCATCCGGAGGCAGGACGCACTGTGGCTTGTGTCCATGTCGTTCATGCAGTTCGCC is a window from the SAR202 cluster bacterium genome containing:
- a CDS encoding tetratricopeptide repeat protein, with the translated sequence MMCSLHGRTMDYLALYLTLDAMYRRKLLKAASSGPEAILLLVAMSLALFATGCKSGPTAEEQAVESYLRGAELQRQGSMRAAGDAYSDAVRLDPGYAEAYAGRGYIFYVHNNFQSAILDLNRAIALKPDLAVAYSYRGMAYEGMPNDQSALLNLTRAIELDPRLKEAYYRRATLFVRAGDIEAAIDDLTEVIALDPENTDYYVERAQAYAAIGDRSRAALDLEKVIALARDDETRAAARRLLLALQQAEPR